The genomic segment TCGACGGTCGGCCTCGAACACCTCGTGAAGGGACCGCAGCGCGATGTTGTGAACGACACGCATGTAGCGGTCCTTTGTATCTTTCTGTGTTGCGGCAACAGGAGTGATTTCGTCCGTCGCTTTGGTGTAGCGGTACGACTTGATCGCGGGAATCGCGTCCGGCCCGGGAATCAGAACCCGAAGGCTGAGTTCGGCGGTGGTCGGCTCGAAGGTCGCCGAGTGCGATACCGGAAACCATTCCGGGTAGATCGAATTGGCGAGCACGATTCCGACGTACTCCTGAACGGCGTCAACCGTGCCGTATGCCAGGCCCGAGATCAGCTGGTCGAGGGACTCATTCTGCTCGGCGACATTCTTCTCCCGCGCAGCTGACTCCGCCTCGTATTGCGCGAGCGCCTCGGCGAGGGCGGCCTGTCGCGCGCTCTCTGCTGCCCGATGAGCGGCCTCTTGCGCCGCGCGGCGTGCGGGAAGTTCGTCACTCGCAGCTTTCCACGCCCAGTAGTCGGTCGCATACTGCTGCTCGGCCGCGGCTAGAGCATCCGCAGCCTTCTGTTTGCGCCCAAGCAGGCCCTTCACGGGCTCCGGTTCGCGCTTTACCGGCAGCGGAGGGTCCGGGATCGCCGCCGGCTCGGGAATCGGGACGCGCAGGTCTTCCCGGGGGAAGGGCGGGTGCGTTACGACGGCGCGCAGCGACTCCAGGTCTACGAAGTCGTCCACATCGAGCGTTGCCGAGAGAATCTCCTCGAGTTCGACGAAGCGCCCGTTCAGCTCCGCGGTTAGCTCCTCCGCCTCGGCTTGGCGAGCATCTGCGTGCGCCTGAGCTGCTTCCCGCTCAAGACGTTTGCGATCCTGCTCCGACGCACGGGCGGCGGCTGCCGCCGCGCGCTCTGCGGCGCGTTGAGCAGCTTCGGCTCGCTTGACCGCCTGCGACTGTTGCCGCAGCGCGGCCTGCTGCCGCTGATCGGCAAGCTTCGCCTGGTGCTGAAGCTCGGCAAAGAATCCACGACGACGTGCCATACGTTCCCCCAATAGACCAACTCCCGAAGTCTATGGGGAAGCACGCCGTCCTTCTCACCCGCCTGCGCCAGGCCTCCACGTGGCGGCGCCTGAAAGGAACCGGGCGAATTCCCGCTGTACATGTCGTTGATCTCCAGGGCCCGGACGTAAAGCCATACTGGGCGAATGGACGCCCGCTACGATTCATTCCCCTTCCAGGACGGACAGTTCCCTCCACTCGGCGCGAAGGCCTACGCCCCTGTCGTTCCTACGCGAGCGATGGGGTTCACCGACGACGAAGAGTGGGAGGTAGTCGGGGAATCCCGCTACCTCGAGGGAATTCGACGCGTCAAGGAGGTGATGGATGCAGATGATGAGGGCGGGACGCTCTTCGCGCAGCTAATCGCAGAGCCCCTGAACGAGTTTGATCGCCACGCGGTGCGCGTGGACCTCGTGTGGGACTACCAACGAGAGACCTGCGGCTATCTGCCCCGCGAACAGGCATACAGGCTCCAGCCGTTGGTGGTTCAGGCGGCCGACGACGGCCTGATCGTACTTCGAGAGGCCTCGCTATACGGCGGGACTCCCGATCGGCCAAACATCGGCGTCTGGCTCTCGCCTCCACCGATGTCCAGCGACTCTCAGGATTATGCGGACTTTCGAGCCGAGCGCGCCGCCGACGAGCGAGACGATTCCGCGACTGCTCAACGCGCGGACGCGGTCGCACGGGAGCACCGAGAGGCGATTGTCGCGGAGCAGGCTGCGCCATCGGAGAAGCGATCGCTATGGAAGCGACTCGGATTCTGAGGATTCCCATCTCGACGCACTAACTGCGCGCCGCACCTAGCAGGCCGACAATCTGTGGGAAACACGGGCGGGAGCTAGCAGCTCTGGCGGATCAGGTATCCGCCGCCACACCGACGAGTACTGCGAGCCGACTGCTACAGTCGGCTCGAATCTCAAGGAGAATGATGACGAGCAGCAGTACCCCAACGGTCGGCTCCGTTTCGTCTGACGCTTCGGCGAGAGATGTCATCACCGTTACCGTCAAGGGCACATCGCAGCTCAACGAAGCACACCGCGCGGCCTTCACGAAGATCGTTCAGGACTACGCCTTCCGGGTGTTCGAGGTGGCATCGAAGGAGGAGTGGCTTCGAAGAGCCAGGGGCGTGCGGCATCGCGAGTTCAGCACCAAGAACTTCGTCGACGCCGAACGTTCCGTGCTTGACGCGGGATGGGTCCGGCTCAAGACTCCGCGTTGGCACATCGTTGTCGAGGTCTTCCAACCACCGTTGTGGGCATTCGCCGGGTGGGCGTTGAGCATGACGCCCAACGGCTGGGGTTGGGCAGTGGTGACGGCGCTCACCATGGTCGTCGCCGCGGTGAGCCTGGCAATCGAGAAGATCCACAAGTGGATGCTGGAGAACAAATGACCGCTCGCGAGCAAGACCGCCCGATCCTCACGGATGACGCTCGCGCGGCATTGGATGAGATTCTGAATCGCCAACGGGAAGAGGTGATTCGCGAGGCTGCGCGGCGCGGAGGCGGTCCGCTCGATGCTGTTGACGTATTGCGCGCCTACACCGAAACGACCGGCGCGCAGTCCGCGCCACTGAACCTCGAAGCAGAGGACCTGGTTGCTCAGTCAGAGCGGCGGCTGACGCTGCAGATCCAGGTCGGTCAAGCAACGGTTCTCGTGGTTGCTGCGAGTGCTGCAGCCGCCAGCCTGCTTGGTCTGTTTGCTGACTCGGGAAGAGTATCCGAACCATGGATCTCCATCCTCGCGACTATCACGTCCGCGGCCATGGCAGCCGCCACCGTCGTCTGGTTTCTGGCGGTTTCGGCGAGCAACAAGCGACGTGAGCGCGAAACGCTCGACCGCCTTTCGACCGTTCGCGCGCTCTCTCGCGACTACGCCTACGGGTCGGAGGTGGCGGCGTTGGCTGGTCCGTCGATCGACGAAGAGATCGCCGAGGCCGAGGAAGCGGCAATCACCCGCTACACCTTCTTGGCGCGGTGGATCGGAATCGAGAAACAGCTACTTCAACTCGCGGAGATTACTCTCGGGGGAAAGGATGCATCTCGGCCGATCCCGTCGGTCGTCCAGTCGCTCGTTCACGATCACGTGATCAGCGAGGATACCGAGTTCAGGATCAAGCGGGTGCTCAACAGCCGTAACGAGGTAGTCCATCGTGAGCACCCTCGCCTTGACTGGAGTCGCCTGGAGTACGACATGAAGAAGATCGAGACCGAGCTCAATGACGCGATCCGGGGCGCCCGCGCGCGGCGACGCCTGCCCAGACCCGCGAGCGCCAGTGACTGAAGCTGAGCGGGCCTTCGTGGCTACCGTTGCACAGATCGCACCTGTACTCTTGCTGGCGCTCGTAGTGGAGTCTCGATTCTTCCGATTTACCTACGCCGACGCGGTCCCGTCGAGCCGCGTTGCGAGGCGGGCGATTCGTAAAGAGATGCCGTTCGTCGACTACTGGTCTTGGCGTGTGTTCACTGCTGGGCGTCGGTGGGGTTTAGGAGTCATTGCAAGCTCGGCCCTGGTTATGTTGCTGGCAATCTCGGTCATGCTCGCACTCATCTTGCTCGGACGTGACGAATCACCGTCCACAGCGGCCACTACGTTCTTCATCATCAGCCTCACGGCGGGCGCTCTCGCGGCCGGCGTGTTGCCGATGCATGGTCAGATTGTCCAGCGCAACGTGCAGCTGGGACAGCTGGAGGACGAGCTGGCGGCAGCGATCCATGAGAAGGAACGGCGTGAACTAGCGCAGCGCGAAAGCGAGGCGGAACTCGCCGCGCAGTCGACGAAAACCAATCAGAGCTCGATCGCGCGCTGGTTTCGTTCACTGGGGCCGCGAACGTAGCGACGACTCCATCTCTGCTCGCTCCTAGTCCTCTCGCTGAATTGCAGACGATGCCGCTCCGTTCACGCGCGGGTACCCGATCGAGCCGTCATCGTCTGGTCGCTGGAGACGTCCGCTAGGCCGGCGCTATCGTCTCGGACGGTCAGGTGCCACATTCGACGGAACAGGTGGGCGCCGATCGCAATATCGACCAGGGCGAGAAGACGAAGTCCAAGCCGACGAATGAGAGGGTGACGAGCAAAGGTGACAAAAGCCAGACAACCAACGGGAACCAGCAATCCAGCAATGCACGCAGGCACCATGGGTGAGCGACGCCCTTTAGCAACACTCCCCTACACATACCTGCACGCCCGAAAAATCCCTGGATAATCGGTAAAACGCGCCCTATTCTGACCGCATGCGTGGAGGCCTCGAGCGATGGAAGCGAGGTGTCGAATCCCGAGGGGTTCGACAGGCGATCGCCTATGCACTCGAGGGCACCTGCGATGCTCACCTGCAGCACTCCCCCGGCGTTGAGGCGCTCGAACGGTACAGTGCCGCATCGGATTCGACCGTGTCGCGGTTCATCGTCGAGAACGGTGTCATCACCTCCGACGAGCTCACCGCTGGCGGCCTTCGTGTCTGGCTCACCGGCCACGACCCGGTCACTGGGGAAGAGCGCGGCCATCAGCGGCTGAACCCCGACGCCGACCTGCTGCTCGACGGGACCCTCAACCACCCGAAGTCGTACAGCATCGCCGCGCTGCTGCAGCCGGAGCTCGCCGCCGCGTTCGAAGGGCTCCAGGACCGGCTGCGTGACCGCGTCCTGCTCACGTGGCAGACGGAGCTCAACGCCCGGCGCGGGCACGGCGGGCTCATCCGCGAGGAGATCACCCGCATCGAGGCCGTCGAGCTACGGCATCGGCGCTCGCGCGCGCTCGACCCGCACATCCACCGTCACCTCTGGCTGAACATCAAGGTACTGGGCGCGGATGGCAAGTGGTCCAACCTCGACTCGCGCGTCGCAATGAAACTCCACACCGTCGTCAATGCTGAGGGTGAGCTCGCCGCCCGAACCGATCCCGCCTGGATCGCTGCGCTCGCCGAGCATGGGTACACGCTCGACGAGACGGGCGAGATCGCCGAGCTCGCCGGTGCCGTACGACCCGTCTCCCGCCGGTCGGCACAGATCGAGGGCAACCGCGCCCGCCTGATCGCGGAGTGGTCAGCGGCCCACGGAGGATCTGCGCCGAGCGTGGAGGTGCTGCAGCAGATCGATCGCCGCGCGTGGGCGGTGTCGCGTCCGAACAAACCGGCCGGACTCGTTGAGGCGTCCTGGGAGGCCCGCGTCCGCGACGAGATCACAGCAATCGATCCGGGTCTGACCACCCTCCGCGCACCCGTTCCAGTTGCTGTGACAGACCCGGATGCGCTGAACCTGGATCTGCTTGCTGCGCAGGCGGTCGTTGACGCGGACGAACGGTCCACCTCATGCGGCGGGAGGTTCAGTAGCTTCGACATCCGCGCGGGAGCCATCCGCGCACTCTCGCGCACGGGCGTCGTTGTGGCGCGCGACCGGCTCGACGGCGCGATCGCCGAGATCGCGCAGCGTGCCACGCGTTCCGTCTACCGGCTCGTTGCGGAGGATCCGCCGGCGCACGTCAAGGCGTTCATGGCGACGGAGACCGTACGCGCCAAGGTGCGTCTCGCCGGCCGCTTGGACGTACTCGCCCGCCCCGGGCGTTCCCTGCTCCCGGGCGAGTTGCACCGGCTCACGTCGGGCGCGGATCTGTCGGCGCTCGATTCATCGCAAGGCGTTGCCGCGTGCGGCATCGCCGGCACGGACGGGCTCGTGACGGTGACCGGACCCGCCGGCGCGGGCAAGACGACGATGCTGCGCGCTGCGTTCGCGGCGCTCACGTCGCAACGGCGACGGATGCTCGTGGTTGCTCCCACGCGAAAAGCGGCATCGGTGGCGTCGCGCGAGATCGGGGCCGCGGCATCCAGTATTCAAGCCCTTCTCTTGGACCACGGCTACCGATGGGCCACCGACGATGCCGGCGCGAAGGTGTGGACCAGGCTTCGAGTGGGAGAAGTCGATTCCAGCACGGACGCCCTGTACGGCGGACCAACCCGGTACGTGTTGCGCTCTCGCGATCGGATCGTCGTCGACGAAGCCGGCATGGTCGACCTGCAGACGGCGAACGTCCTCGTCGAGCTCGCGATCGAGCAGGGTGTCGGGCTGGCGTTCGTGGGTGACACGCATCAGGCGTTGCCGGTCGGACATGCGGGTGCGATGGGTTCTGCGATCCGGCACGCGAACGCTGCGGTCGAGCTTGACACTGTACACCGGTTCCGCGATCGCGAGTACGCGTCCCTCACGCTGCGGCTGCGGGATGCAGGTGATCGCGAGCGTGCGCTGGTGGTTGCCGGCGAGCTTGCCGAACACGGTCACGTCGACCGGCTCGAACATCACGACGCGGCGCGTGAGCGGATGGTCGACGCGTACTTCCACTGGCACGCACGCGGCAAGCGGGTGACGCTGGTATCTGGCACGAATGCTGAGGCGGATGCGATCAACGACGCCATTCAGCAGCGGCGAGTCGATCTGGGCGAGCTCGACGTCCGCGTCGCCGCGTGGGGAACCGGGCAGCAGCACATCCTCGTCGGCGACACCGTTCAGACCCGTCGCAACGACCGGCTCACGGGAGTCGAGAATCGCGCGCAGTGGATCGTGCGGGGCATCCGCGACGAATACCTGTCCCTCGTCTCGGTGAGCGACAGCGGCGAGGTGGCGCGTGTCTCCACCGAGTACGCGCGCGAGCACCTGCAGCTCGCCTACGCGTCCACCGTGCACGGCGTGCAGGGCGACACCGCCGACGCGTCGGTGGTCGGGCCGGACGTGGATGCTGCAGGTCTCTATGTGGGCCTTACGCGCGGTCGGCTGAGCAACGTCGCGGTCGTCGTGGCGCGGACGGATGCCGCGGCCCGCGAGTGCCTCGCCGAGTCGATGCAGCGCGGCACTCCGGAGTTGACGATGCAAGATGCGGTGCGCGCGGCTGAGGCCGAGATGCGGCAGGCAGCGCGGAAGCGGGAGGCGGCCATGGTGACGGGCCCGGTGGTTGGGGCGCCGAGTGCGGGGCGCGGGATGGGGATTTAAAGGCGCTCGATTACCTGGCACAACGAGAAGATGCTGTTGCGGGTTATTCGGGCGCGATCAGCGCGGGCATCAGCGTCGGTCACAGAATTTCCTCGCTCTTGCTTTGAGGGACCGCCCTTTAAGGCACCAAAGGGTCGCGACTAGGGGACGATTCGTTACCGTTTGGCCTGCTCGAGATCACAAATCCCGCCGCGCCTGACGCGGCGAAGGCGCAACATTCGGAGCTTCGGTGATATCGCGAAGCCCCAGGACCTTCGCCAACGTGTTCCGGATCCGAAACTCGGCATCCCATTCAAGGGTGACGAGGTCTTCGTACGAACCTGTGGGGTGCAACAGATCGAGAACATCGGCCTCGAACACATAAAACGGGGAGGCGTTGATGAGCGCAAGAGAACGGAACCTCTCGTACTCGGCCCGGGAACCAAAATGCACGGAGTAGCGCCCGTCGGTGCGCTCGCCATAGGTGACGTCCCATGCGCTCTCGAACGCCTCGAGTATCCGCGCCGTTTCTTCGGCGAAGAGCGACTTGTCGATCAGGTCGGCGCCCGCGGCCCTTCGCTGCTTGTCGTCAAGGTTGGTCTCGCTCCAGAGGATGCCGACATTCTGTTCAAACTCGAGGAGCTCGAGAGTGCGCTGATCGAGCAGGGTGAAGTCGGTCGCGAGGTACGTCCTCACGTGTTGGGCAAGCCAAACGAGCGGTGCGTTGAGAAGGTTCGACCGAAGCGAGCCCGGTCCTTCGGCTGAAATCATCTCGGTGATGCTTTCCAACAACTCGCCACAGTGATAGTCCTTGAGGAAACGGAAGTAGTGCCGCGATCGGTCGACCAGGCCCAGCCACATTGAAGTTCGGGTGAGAGGGAACGCGGTGAGAATCGTCTCGAGCTCACGTTCGAGCTTCTGTTTGTCCGTGGAGAGCACGAGGCTGCGGTCGTGATCGTCCCATGAGCCGTGGCTTTCGTACTCGAACTTCGCTTTGCACCGCGTGTAGATCGCGGCTTGCACGCATGTATTGAAGAGATCGGGGCTGGCTCGGTACGCGATTTCACAGTGGTAGTTCGGGTTGAGGCGAGCGAGCTCCTCCGGCGCTGCCCTCTCGAAGAGGTACTTCACCGAGAGAATGTCCCGCGCTGCACGTTCGCGAATGAGGTCACGTTGACTCGGATCGATCAGAATCGACGCGTCGGCGGGCCGCAAGTCGTCGGCGATGTCGCCGATCATCGATTCGACATTCCGTTCGATCGTCCGGAGGGCGTCGCGCGCTGCCTCGATTCGGATTCGGTCGGACTCTTCCTGCAGGAGCATCCGGTCCACGACCAGATCCACATCGGAAAGAAATGGGTAAAGGTCGGCCACTCTGGGATGGTGGCTGCCCCTTGCGTTCCGTTTGGTAAACATCTCTGTCGCGATGAGGCCGAGAGCGAAGACGTCAGCCGGCTGACCGATGCCGATGGATCCCTTCTGGGCCATCTGTTCGGGCGCGACGTAGTTT from the Microbacterium atlanticum genome contains:
- a CDS encoding serine/threonine-protein kinase: MKKGNVVRIEQVTYELKVSLGGGGAGEVWKVRARDGEEDLALKRIPKTKKRSRNERFRNEIAYCATATHPNVVKVLASIEDDAAFSYVMRLYPMTLRNVIDTESDHKVLLDYVLQLCEGLAHVHGDGVVHRDLKPENILVDPDTHTLVIADFGIAHFKDSTLTEHGELLANRNYVAPEQMAQKGSIGIGQPADVFALGLIATEMFTKRNARGSHHPRVADLYPFLSDVDLVVDRMLLQEESDRIRIEAARDALRTIERNVESMIGDIADDLRPADASILIDPSQRDLIRERAARDILSVKYLFERAAPEELARLNPNYHCEIAYRASPDLFNTCVQAAIYTRCKAKFEYESHGSWDDHDRSLVLSTDKQKLERELETILTAFPLTRTSMWLGLVDRSRHYFRFLKDYHCGELLESITEMISAEGPGSLRSNLLNAPLVWLAQHVRTYLATDFTLLDQRTLELLEFEQNVGILWSETNLDDKQRRAAGADLIDKSLFAEETARILEAFESAWDVTYGERTDGRYSVHFGSRAEYERFRSLALINASPFYVFEADVLDLLHPTGSYEDLVTLEWDAEFRIRNTLAKVLGLRDITEAPNVAPSPRQARRDL
- a CDS encoding AAA family ATPase; its protein translation is MSRFIVENGVITSDELTAGGLRVWLTGHDPVTGEERGHQRLNPDADLLLDGTLNHPKSYSIAALLQPELAAAFEGLQDRLRDRVLLTWQTELNARRGHGGLIREEITRIEAVELRHRRSRALDPHIHRHLWLNIKVLGADGKWSNLDSRVAMKLHTVVNAEGELAARTDPAWIAALAEHGYTLDETGEIAELAGAVRPVSRRSAQIEGNRARLIAEWSAAHGGSAPSVEVLQQIDRRAWAVSRPNKPAGLVEASWEARVRDEITAIDPGLTTLRAPVPVAVTDPDALNLDLLAAQAVVDADERSTSCGGRFSSFDIRAGAIRALSRTGVVVARDRLDGAIAEIAQRATRSVYRLVAEDPPAHVKAFMATETVRAKVRLAGRLDVLARPGRSLLPGELHRLTSGADLSALDSSQGVAACGIAGTDGLVTVTGPAGAGKTTMLRAAFAALTSQRRRMLVVAPTRKAASVASREIGAAASSIQALLLDHGYRWATDDAGAKVWTRLRVGEVDSSTDALYGGPTRYVLRSRDRIVVDEAGMVDLQTANVLVELAIEQGVGLAFVGDTHQALPVGHAGAMGSAIRHANAAVELDTVHRFRDREYASLTLRLRDAGDRERALVVAGELAEHGHVDRLEHHDAARERMVDAYFHWHARGKRVTLVSGTNAEADAINDAIQQRRVDLGELDVRVAAWGTGQQHILVGDTVQTRRNDRLTGVENRAQWIVRGIRDEYLSLVSVSDSGEVARVSTEYAREHLQLAYASTVHGVQGDTADASVVGPDVDAAGLYVGLTRGRLSNVAVVVARTDAAARECLAESMQRGTPELTMQDAVRAAEAEMRQAARKREAAMVTGPVVGAPSAGRGMGI